The Cardiocondyla obscurior isolate alpha-2009 linkage group LG22, Cobs3.1, whole genome shotgun sequence genome includes a region encoding these proteins:
- the LOC139110949 gene encoding uncharacterized protein isoform X1 codes for MPAVTLKYQSARPSSSLSPGEAAGLHPSSSSPSSSSWGCQVYATRRNLFVSAVVDSRPSNAVHCPNLNACLVNESCSQYVQVNCQTVHFGYAIPIDIVPVQRDPELVELVLDQSAELSSRVVNFLIEHHPQLRRARRASYDMAATAKHDLRRKFPADTSASGEEDIAAIAKQISDHAEAIYQTWKSRGLAPTEILTCHSNTTAADKFGSALTPCTSPGIGNAVTGNNIGGKTSPSTEHSSPTTVDILTPSLDNGNLEKLVNNFVVEDKARIAASKQRSPSKPLPSSIQFALQKFERNSTQQQTAAATAKNNVIADKKLTSVLLSPTSSFLNKPSQIVKPQVPAKTPGAHHCEVFLETIETTFPVDLTTSSKTVQVQKRPASTLITSLPADSSLNANSTAGTGLTTWPLKNKLNDAKRTADVSHTKIPEQESVTKVLPASDEKRSVATGINSRCAYLDEVAREEERLINALKTGAVITEEPERTMASLRSRQKPAVKQEKPKVEPVKQIIIGGHSYHANSSAVSGSGASSAAAGVSNIGNVVTAAAGSTDHPALANALANDTKSLSKDDLTAMSTVDYAKVRYQAAQQNPPTQQRLEEQRASNSPYNNSTTEQLVSNARTKFEMEIRKDKDNKNTDKDPVTSRWGPRVTSPRPRLEQAVPHPELTSQQKQHIRTAAATGTGNNPVRPFLTRGSVAERVLIFEKCPSELLLDKRGPRQPAINTWRGGHEVQNKAQTYSKEKTQHKSLPPHTTLQRQVKGNRNVHIPRFYFPGGKPLPLSQTETIITKITAAFQSLPNYRASRTQFHIITKACDLPLYWKVPLFLAAGGEQKGFVEMNVFLEYWKKLTATHHDAASKFINIVTRGLRNSILPEDLIPLVQDVVETHPGLTFLKEATEFHSRYVHTVIARIFYCVNRSWSGKITIAELRRSNLLAVIAILEHEEDINQVTAYFSYEHFYVIYCKFWELDRDHDLFIDKVDLTRHNDHALSTRMIERIFSGAVTRGGRTKNNNNTQQPEDKMSYTEFVWFLLSEEDKNHPTAIEYWFRCMDLDGDGYLSMYELEYFYEEQLRRMEAIGLETLPFEDCLCQMLDMIHPVIPGKISLNDLKKCKMTSIFFDTFFNLEKYLDHEQRDPFASTRDHDADGHELSDWDRFAAEEYELLVAEESGNDQQDQMLHNVVSWKLSPNVDILIDNSVDIAANANSLMNSLDIHMQPSKYDDNADTDTDDYADSDN; via the exons ATGCCAGCGGTAACACTAAAGTATCAGTCTGCGAGGCCGTCTTCATCTTTGTCACCAGGCGAAGCAGCGGGACTGCATccatcgtcatcgtcgccgtcgtcgtcgtcctggGGCTGCCAGGTCTACGCGACACGACGCAATCTCTTCGTATCAGCGGTTGTCGACTCCCGCCCGAGTAACGCGGTGCACTGTCCTAATCTGAACGCTTGTTTAGTGAACGAATCTTGTTCTCAGTATGTACAAGTAAACTGCCAAACGGTTCACTTCGGGTACGCGATTCCAATCGACATCGTGCCCGTTCAGAGAGATCCTGAGCTGGTCGAGTTAGTATTGGACCAGTCCGCCGAATTGAGCAGTCGAGTGGTGAATTTCCTAATCGAGCATCATCCTCAGCTGCGCCGAGCGAGGCGGGCCTCCTATGACATGGCTGCCACGGCCAAGCATGATCTGCGCCGGAAGTTTCCCGCAGACACGTCCGCCTCTGGCGAGGAGGACATCGCCGCAATTGCGAAGCAAATTAGCGACCACGCCGAGGCGATTTACCAGACGTGGAAGAGCCGCGGATTGGCGCCCACGGAGATTCTAACTTGCCACAGCAACACGACCGCCGCCGACAAGTTTGGCAGCGCGCTGACCCCCTGCACTTCACCCGGCATCGGAAACGCCGTGACTGGaaataatatcggcggtaaGACGTCGCCGTCGACCGAGCACTCGTCCCCAACGACGGTGGATATACTGACGCCGAGCTTGGACAACGGCAATCTCGAAAAGCTAGTCAACAATTTCGTAGTCGAGGATAAAGCTAGAATAGCCGCTTCCAAGCAGAGATCGCCTTCTAAACCGCTGCCGTCTTCCATACAGTTTGCCCTACAGAAATTTGAAAGGAACTCCACACAGCAGCAGACGGCAGCTGCTACCGCGAAGAATAATGTAATCGCCGACAAGAAGCTGACGAGTGTCTTACTATCTCCTACCTCATCGTTTTTGAATAAACCGTCACAAATAGTGAAGCCCCAGGTCCCCGCAAAAACGCCCGGCGCTCATCATTGCGAAGTCTTTCTGGAGACTATCGAGACTACTTTCCCAGTCGATCTAACAACTTCCAGTAAAACGGTTCAGGTTCAAAAGAGGCCGGCGAGTACGTTGATTACGTCATTGCCCGCCGATTCCTCGCTGAATGCTAATTCGACGGCCGGCACAGGTCTAACGACTTGGCCATTGAAGAACAAACTGAACGACGCTAAGAGAACCGCAGATGTGTCTCATACCAAAATACCTGAGCAGGAAAGTGTGACAAAAGTACTGCCGGCTTCGGATGAGAAGAGATCGGTTGCGACAGGAATAAACTCTCGTTGCGCGTATCTCGACGAGGTCGCGCGTGAGGAGGAAAGACTGATAAATGCTTTGAAAACGGGTGCCGTGATTACCGAGGAGCCAGAGAGAACGATGGCGAGTTTACGCAGCCGACAGAAGCCAGCCGTTAAGCAAGAGAAGCCAAAAGTTGAGCCGGTCAAGCAAATCATCATCGGAGGACACAGTTATCATGCGAACAGCTCGGCGGTGTCTGGCTCAGGAGCTTCCAGTGCCGCGGCAGGTGTATCTAATATTGGCAATGTAGTTACTGCCGCTGCTGGGTCTACTGATCACCCCGCTTTAGCTAACGCTTTAGCTAACGATACGAAGTCGCTCAGCAAGGATGACCTGACCGCCATGTCGACGGTTGATTATGCCAAAGTTAGGTACCAAGCCGCTCAACAAAATCCACCGACTCAGCAGCGACTCGAGGAGCAACGAGCATCGAACAGTCCGTACAATAATTCTACTACCGAGCAACTAGTTTCCAACGCTAGGACGAAGTTCGAGATGGAAATACGGAAGGACAAGGATAATAAGAACACAGACAAAGACCCGGTGACGTCCAGATGGGGCCCGAGAGTCACTTCGCCGCGACCGCGTTTGGAGCAGGCTGTGCCTCATCCGGAGCTGACCAGTCAGCAAAAGCAGCATATAAGGACAGCCGCCGCGACGGGAACGGGAAACAATCCCGTCCGGCCGTTCCTTACCAGAGGTTCCGTAGCCGAGCGTGTACTCATCTTCGAGAAATGCCCAAGTGAGCTGCTTTTAGATAAGCGTGGCCCGCGACAACCGGCCATCAATACGTGGCGAGGTGGCCATGAAGTGCAGAACAAGGCTCAG ACTTACTCGAAAGAGAAAACCCAACACAAAAGTTTGCCGCCACATACAACTTTACAAAGGCAGGTGAAAGGCAATAGAAATGTTCACATACCGAG attttattttccagGGGGAAAACCACTTCCTCTCTCGCAAACGGAAACAATCATTACGAAGATCACTGCGGCCTTTCAAAGCTTACCAAATTATCGTGCTTCTCGTACGCAATTTCATATTATCACAAAG GCTTGCGACTTACCTTTATATTGGAAAGTACCACTTTTTCTGGCAGCAGGCGGTGAACAAAAAGGATTCGTTGAGATGAATGTCTTTCTAGAATATTGGAAAAA attaacAGCTACCCATCATGACGCAGctagtaaatttattaatattgtcaCTCGAGGACTTCGGAACAGTATACTCCCGGAGGATCTAATCCCGCTCGTACAAGATGTAGTAGAAACACATCCAGGATTGACATTCTTAAAAGAAGCTACGGAATTTCATTCCCGCTACGTACACACG gTGATCGCtaggatattttattgcgtGAACCGAAGTTGGAGTGGAAAAATTACAATCGCCGAATTAAGAAGAAGTAATCTATTAGCAGTGATTGCCATACTTGAACACGAGGAAGACATTAATCAAGTCACAGCATATTTCAGTTACGAACACTTTTATGTGATATATTGCAAATTTTGGGAGCTGGATCGTGATCATGATCTCTTTATAGATAAAGTAGATTTGACAAGACATAACGATCACG cgttatcTACTCGAATGATCGAAAGAATATTCAGCGGCGCTGTGACAAGAGGTGGtagaacaaaaaataataataacactCAACAACCAGAAGATAAGATGAGTTACACGGAATTTGTGTGGTTCCTTCTTAGTGAGGAAGACAAAAATCATCCGACTGCCATTGAATACTGGTttag atgTATGGATCTTGATGGTGATGGTTATTTGTCAATGTACGAGTTGGAATACTTTTATGAAGAGCAATTACGTCGAATGGAAGCGATTGGCTTGGAAACATTACCTTTCGAAGATTGTCTTTGTCag atgctggatatgattcaTCCGGTGATACCAGGAAAAATATCATTGAACGAtttgaaaaaatgtaaaatgacATCCATCTTCTTTGAcactttctttaatttggaaaaatatcTTGATCACGAACAACGGGATCCTTTCGCCTCGACGAGAGATCATGATGCTGATGGTCACGAA ctTTCGGATTGGGATCGATTTGCCGCAGAAGAATATGAACTATTGGTTGCCGAAGAAAGTGGCAATGACCAGCAAGATCAAAT GTTGCACAATGTCGTATCATGGAAATTATCACCAAATGTGGATATTTTAATAGACAATTCAGTGGACATAGCCGCCAATGCAAATTCTTTAATGAATTCACTGGATATTCATATGCAACCATCGAAGTACGATGATAACGCTGATACCGACACTGACGATTATGCTGACAGCGATAATTAA
- the LOC139110949 gene encoding uncharacterized protein isoform X2, with amino-acid sequence MPAVTLKYQSARPSSSLSPGEAAGLHPSSSSPSSSSWGCQVYATRRNLFVSAVVDSRPSNAVHCPNLNACLVNESCSQYVQVNCQTVHFGYAIPIDIVPVQRDPELVELVLDQSAELSSRVVNFLIEHHPQLRRARRASYDMAATAKHDLRRKFPADTSASGEEDIAAIAKQISDHAEAIYQTWKSRGLAPTEILTCHSNTTAADKFGSALTPCTSPGIGNAVTGNNIGGKTSPSTEHSSPTTVDILTPSLDNGNLEKLVNNFVVEDKARIAASKQRSPSKPLPSSIQFALQKFERNSTQQQTAAATAKNNVIADKKLTSVLLSPTSSFLNKPSQIVKPQVPAKTPGAHHCEVFLETIETTFPVDLTTSSKTVQVQKRPASTLITSLPADSSLNANSTAGTGLTTWPLKNKLNDAKRTADVSHTKIPEQESVTKVLPASDEKRSVATGINSRCAYLDEVAREEERLINALKTGAVITEEPERTMASLRSRQKPAVKQEKPKVEPVKQIIIGGHSYHANSSAVSGSGASSAAAGVSNIGNVVTAAAGSTDHPALANALANDTKSLSKDDLTAMSTVDYAKVRYQAAQQNPPTQQRLEEQRASNSPYNNSTTEQLVSNARTKFEMEIRKDKDNKNTDKDPVTSRWGPRVTSPRPRLEQAVPHPELTSQQKQHIRTAAATGTGNNPVRPFLTRGSVAERVLIFEKCPSELLLDKRGPRQPAINTWRGGHEVQNKAQTYSKEKTQHKSLPPHTTLQRQVKGNRNVHIPRFYFPGGKPLPLSQTETIITKITAAFQSLPNYRASRTQFHIITKACDLPLYWKVPLFLAAGGEQKGFVEMNVFLEYWKKLTATHHDAASKFINIVTRGLRNSILPEDLIPLVQDVVETHPGLTFLKEATEFHSRYVHTVIARIFYCVNRSWSGKITIAELRRSNLLAVIAILEHEEDINQVTAYFSYEHFYVIYCKFWELDRDHDLFIDKVDLTRHNDHALSTRMIERIFSGAVTRGGRTKNNNNTQQPEDKMSYTEFVWFLLSEEDKNHPTAIEYWFRCMDLDGDGYLSMYELEYFYEEQLRRMEAIGLETLPFEDCLCQMLDMIHPVIPGKISLNDLKKCKMTSIFFDTFFNLEKYLDHEQRDPFASTRDHDADGHELSDWDRFAAEEYELLVAEESGNDQQDQMLCDDEM; translated from the exons ATGCCAGCGGTAACACTAAAGTATCAGTCTGCGAGGCCGTCTTCATCTTTGTCACCAGGCGAAGCAGCGGGACTGCATccatcgtcatcgtcgccgtcgtcgtcgtcctggGGCTGCCAGGTCTACGCGACACGACGCAATCTCTTCGTATCAGCGGTTGTCGACTCCCGCCCGAGTAACGCGGTGCACTGTCCTAATCTGAACGCTTGTTTAGTGAACGAATCTTGTTCTCAGTATGTACAAGTAAACTGCCAAACGGTTCACTTCGGGTACGCGATTCCAATCGACATCGTGCCCGTTCAGAGAGATCCTGAGCTGGTCGAGTTAGTATTGGACCAGTCCGCCGAATTGAGCAGTCGAGTGGTGAATTTCCTAATCGAGCATCATCCTCAGCTGCGCCGAGCGAGGCGGGCCTCCTATGACATGGCTGCCACGGCCAAGCATGATCTGCGCCGGAAGTTTCCCGCAGACACGTCCGCCTCTGGCGAGGAGGACATCGCCGCAATTGCGAAGCAAATTAGCGACCACGCCGAGGCGATTTACCAGACGTGGAAGAGCCGCGGATTGGCGCCCACGGAGATTCTAACTTGCCACAGCAACACGACCGCCGCCGACAAGTTTGGCAGCGCGCTGACCCCCTGCACTTCACCCGGCATCGGAAACGCCGTGACTGGaaataatatcggcggtaaGACGTCGCCGTCGACCGAGCACTCGTCCCCAACGACGGTGGATATACTGACGCCGAGCTTGGACAACGGCAATCTCGAAAAGCTAGTCAACAATTTCGTAGTCGAGGATAAAGCTAGAATAGCCGCTTCCAAGCAGAGATCGCCTTCTAAACCGCTGCCGTCTTCCATACAGTTTGCCCTACAGAAATTTGAAAGGAACTCCACACAGCAGCAGACGGCAGCTGCTACCGCGAAGAATAATGTAATCGCCGACAAGAAGCTGACGAGTGTCTTACTATCTCCTACCTCATCGTTTTTGAATAAACCGTCACAAATAGTGAAGCCCCAGGTCCCCGCAAAAACGCCCGGCGCTCATCATTGCGAAGTCTTTCTGGAGACTATCGAGACTACTTTCCCAGTCGATCTAACAACTTCCAGTAAAACGGTTCAGGTTCAAAAGAGGCCGGCGAGTACGTTGATTACGTCATTGCCCGCCGATTCCTCGCTGAATGCTAATTCGACGGCCGGCACAGGTCTAACGACTTGGCCATTGAAGAACAAACTGAACGACGCTAAGAGAACCGCAGATGTGTCTCATACCAAAATACCTGAGCAGGAAAGTGTGACAAAAGTACTGCCGGCTTCGGATGAGAAGAGATCGGTTGCGACAGGAATAAACTCTCGTTGCGCGTATCTCGACGAGGTCGCGCGTGAGGAGGAAAGACTGATAAATGCTTTGAAAACGGGTGCCGTGATTACCGAGGAGCCAGAGAGAACGATGGCGAGTTTACGCAGCCGACAGAAGCCAGCCGTTAAGCAAGAGAAGCCAAAAGTTGAGCCGGTCAAGCAAATCATCATCGGAGGACACAGTTATCATGCGAACAGCTCGGCGGTGTCTGGCTCAGGAGCTTCCAGTGCCGCGGCAGGTGTATCTAATATTGGCAATGTAGTTACTGCCGCTGCTGGGTCTACTGATCACCCCGCTTTAGCTAACGCTTTAGCTAACGATACGAAGTCGCTCAGCAAGGATGACCTGACCGCCATGTCGACGGTTGATTATGCCAAAGTTAGGTACCAAGCCGCTCAACAAAATCCACCGACTCAGCAGCGACTCGAGGAGCAACGAGCATCGAACAGTCCGTACAATAATTCTACTACCGAGCAACTAGTTTCCAACGCTAGGACGAAGTTCGAGATGGAAATACGGAAGGACAAGGATAATAAGAACACAGACAAAGACCCGGTGACGTCCAGATGGGGCCCGAGAGTCACTTCGCCGCGACCGCGTTTGGAGCAGGCTGTGCCTCATCCGGAGCTGACCAGTCAGCAAAAGCAGCATATAAGGACAGCCGCCGCGACGGGAACGGGAAACAATCCCGTCCGGCCGTTCCTTACCAGAGGTTCCGTAGCCGAGCGTGTACTCATCTTCGAGAAATGCCCAAGTGAGCTGCTTTTAGATAAGCGTGGCCCGCGACAACCGGCCATCAATACGTGGCGAGGTGGCCATGAAGTGCAGAACAAGGCTCAG ACTTACTCGAAAGAGAAAACCCAACACAAAAGTTTGCCGCCACATACAACTTTACAAAGGCAGGTGAAAGGCAATAGAAATGTTCACATACCGAG attttattttccagGGGGAAAACCACTTCCTCTCTCGCAAACGGAAACAATCATTACGAAGATCACTGCGGCCTTTCAAAGCTTACCAAATTATCGTGCTTCTCGTACGCAATTTCATATTATCACAAAG GCTTGCGACTTACCTTTATATTGGAAAGTACCACTTTTTCTGGCAGCAGGCGGTGAACAAAAAGGATTCGTTGAGATGAATGTCTTTCTAGAATATTGGAAAAA attaacAGCTACCCATCATGACGCAGctagtaaatttattaatattgtcaCTCGAGGACTTCGGAACAGTATACTCCCGGAGGATCTAATCCCGCTCGTACAAGATGTAGTAGAAACACATCCAGGATTGACATTCTTAAAAGAAGCTACGGAATTTCATTCCCGCTACGTACACACG gTGATCGCtaggatattttattgcgtGAACCGAAGTTGGAGTGGAAAAATTACAATCGCCGAATTAAGAAGAAGTAATCTATTAGCAGTGATTGCCATACTTGAACACGAGGAAGACATTAATCAAGTCACAGCATATTTCAGTTACGAACACTTTTATGTGATATATTGCAAATTTTGGGAGCTGGATCGTGATCATGATCTCTTTATAGATAAAGTAGATTTGACAAGACATAACGATCACG cgttatcTACTCGAATGATCGAAAGAATATTCAGCGGCGCTGTGACAAGAGGTGGtagaacaaaaaataataataacactCAACAACCAGAAGATAAGATGAGTTACACGGAATTTGTGTGGTTCCTTCTTAGTGAGGAAGACAAAAATCATCCGACTGCCATTGAATACTGGTttag atgTATGGATCTTGATGGTGATGGTTATTTGTCAATGTACGAGTTGGAATACTTTTATGAAGAGCAATTACGTCGAATGGAAGCGATTGGCTTGGAAACATTACCTTTCGAAGATTGTCTTTGTCag atgctggatatgattcaTCCGGTGATACCAGGAAAAATATCATTGAACGAtttgaaaaaatgtaaaatgacATCCATCTTCTTTGAcactttctttaatttggaaaaatatcTTGATCACGAACAACGGGATCCTTTCGCCTCGACGAGAGATCATGATGCTGATGGTCACGAA ctTTCGGATTGGGATCGATTTGCCGCAGAAGAATATGAACTATTGGTTGCCGAAGAAAGTGGCAATGACCAGCAAGATCAAAT GCTGTGTGATGATGAAATGTAA
- the LOC139110953 gene encoding DNA helicase MCM8-like, which produces MSDKSKFYKKRRKTKKATGNCNESSSHQDEINYNPDDLDIGRNTDIPYYAWRLFFSDKEYKTTSAIIKHTKAIEAFIERHEALSTLLNMANFEVGLSFDIDIYELYNDDEFMEQWPDFKDDLYENPADTLNCIKLGIYQKIFETVPDDTLQYVLKSISNLPTLKLSLLNYQPITSLRDLKLNCYGKLVSTKGCVIRVNRAKYLAQWIVFACSKCRLQKLIRQKQETYTLPKRCDVCGTSKFYPVLDSPYTKTVLCQIIRVQELLNDEQENKGRVPKVLDVELLDDLVNVCMPGDDITLTGIIKIQGVDDGTTKVQAETPFSLYMKAITVINNKHRYQNKSSITTEISIKNQLAIQDIHKESNVFALLVHSLCPSIYGHEIVKAGLILSLFGGNVKHTQLRDDIHILLVGDPGLGKSQMLQACTRIAAKSVYICGNSSTSSGLTVTLTKESGSNDFALEPGALVLADQGCCCIDEFDKMLSHHQALLEAMEQQSVTVAKSGVICSLPARISILAAANPIGGQYDKSKTLTENLHISQPVLSRFDLIFLLLDKPNEHFDNLLCNHIMTVHTNSHVNSNEEVMKSLSYDECTLRKKLRLPLSSKIISQSVLRTYISYAREYVKPKLSVEAATVLQNYYLELRSKNKQFGSTPIFNRQLEAMIRLTEARAKLELRTKATESDALDVIDILRYATMNTIEDDDFVIPKLNSDGKLTSKKIKTFIKILEKKVKADKVRTFTIKDLETLLAVENIMIDDFTRLISKLNEEGILLKIKKDTYKFIST; this is translated from the exons ATGAGCGACAAgtcgaaattttataaaaaaagacggaaaacaaaaaaagccACCGGCAACTGTAATGAATCGTCATCAC ACCAAGAtgagataaattataatccAGATGATCTTGACATTGGTCGAAATACAGACATTCCATATTATGCATGGAGATTGTTTTTTTCTGATAAAG aATATAAAACCACCAGTGCTATTATAAAGCATACTAAAGCCATAGAGGCCTTTATTGAAAGACATGAAGCATTATCTACATTACTCAACATGGCAAACTTTGAAGTGGGACTGTCTTTTGATATTGATATTTATGAATTGTATAATGATGATGAATTTATGGAACAATGGCCTGATTTTAAGGATGATCTATATGAGAATCCAGCAGATacattaaattgtataaaacttGGCATTTACCAg aaaatctttgaAACAGTACCAGATGACACTTTgcaatatgttttaaaatccATTAGCAATTTGCCAACCCttaaattaagtttattaaattatcaaccAATCACATCTTTGCGagatcttaaattaaattgctatg GAAAATTGGTGTCCACTAAAGGCTGTGTAATAAGAGTTAATAGAGCGAAATATTTGGCACAGTGGATAGTATTTGCCTGTTCTAAATGtcgtttgcaaaaattaatcagGCAAAAACAAGAAACCTATACACTACCAAAGAGGTGTGATGTCTGTGGCACATCAAAATTTTATCCAGTTTTAGATTCGCCCTATACAAAGACTGTCTTATGCCAAATAATTAGAGTACAAGAACTGTTGAATGATGAACAG GAAAATAAAGGTAGAGTGCCTAAAGTACTTGATGTAGAACTTTTGGATGATTTAGTGAATGTGTGTATGCCTGGCGATGATATAACACTTACCGGCATTATTAAG attcAAGGAGTCGATGATGGTACAACAAAGGTACAAGCCGAGACTCCTTTTTCGTTGTACATGAAAGCGATAACGGTTATCAATAACAAACACAGatatcaaaataaaagttcTATAACTACtgaaatttctataaaaaatcaattagcTATACAG GATATACATAAAGAATCAAATGTTTTTGCATTGCTGGTTCATTCATTATGCCCTAGTATTTATGGACACGAAATAGTTAAAGCTGGACTGATATTGAGTTTATTTGGAGGTAACGTAAAGCATACGCAATTACGAGACGACATACATATCTTGCTAGTCGGAGATCCTGGTCTTGGCAAGTCGCAGATGTTACAAGCGTGTACCCGAATAGCTGCAAAAA GTGTGTATATTTGTGGCAACTCGAGCACTTCTTCAGGATTAACGGTCACGCTTACGAAGGAATCGGGATCGAACGATTTTGCTTTAGAACCCGGTGCTTTAGTTTTAGCAGATCAAGGTTGTTGCTGCATTGACGAATTCGATAAAATGCTTTCTCATCATCag GCATTATTAGAAGCGATGGAACAACAAAGCGTCACTGTTGCGAAGTCGGGTGTAATATGTTCTCTTCCTGCACGAATATCAATTCTTGCGGCGGCTAATCCCATTGGAGGACAATACGATAAAAGCAAAACGTTAACtgaaaatttacatattagtCAGCCTGTTCTCTCGcgatttgatttaatttttttgttattagaCAAACCAAATgag cattttgataatttattatgtaaccATATCATGACTGTTCATACAAATTCACATGTGAATTCCAATGAAGAAGTTATGAAATCATTATCCTACGATGAATGTACTTTAAG gaAGAAGCTAAGATTGCCGTTAtcctcgaaaataatttcgcagTCTGTTCTTCGTACTTACATTTCTTACGCTCGAGAATACGTGAAACCAAAATTATCTGTTGAAGCTGCAACAGTAttacagaattattatttagagcttcgatcgaaaaataaacaatttggAAGCACACCAATATTCAACAGACAATTAGAAGCGATGATTCGGTTAACTGAG GCTAGAGCAAAATTAGAATTACGTACGAAAGCAACTGAATCGGACGCACTGGATGTAATAGATATATTACGATATGCAACGATGAATACAATAGAAGATGACGATTTTGTAAtaccaaaattaaattctgatGGTAAATTAACAAGTAAGAAG ataaaaacgtttataaaaatactggAAAAAAAGGTCAAGGCAGATAAGGTACGAACATTTACGATTAAAGATTTAGAAACGCTTTTGGCAGTCGAAAATATTATGATAGATGATTTTACtcgtttaatttcaaaattaaacgaagaaggcattttattaaaaattaaaaaagatacatataaatttatttctacctAA
- the LOC139110971 gene encoding uncharacterized protein, whose product MPCDGDNPNCDRRRELLAQLKCLISSMDQKKPCEWDETPRAPTVCCVTEYTPPCCVPVKPCKSFEFRASVMHRCICIKRNGLQDRCMMWDCMGRPECMTKLYPVCGPGRAALMKLTDLGDEEIALQKFYCADRAREAALAAYCRLVSNKTYQKEFSPCNKSNEAFCGSITPVARNNMLNATNYNLDSGDRRSVDCSSLYRLNTPPSYVLQSCNVCPPCY is encoded by the exons ATGCCTTGCGATGGTGATAATCCAAATTGCGATAGAAGACGGGAGTTACTAGcgcaattaaaatgtttaatcaGTTCAATGGATCAAAA GAAACCCTGCGAATGGGACGAAACACCTCGTGCACCTACAGTATGCTGCGTTACAGAATATACGCCACCTTGCTGC GTGCCTGTTAAACCGTGCAAATCTTTCGAATTTCGTGCGAGTGTGATGCACAGATGCATATGTATCAAGAGGAATGGCTTGCAGGATAGATGCATGATGTGGGATTGCATGGGTAGACCAGAATGTATGACGAAACTGTATCCAGTTTGTGGACCGGGTCGCGCCGCATTAATGAAACTGACCGATTTGGGCGATGAGGAGATTGCCCTTCAAAAATTCTACTGCGCGGACCGTGCAAGGGAGGCAGCTCTGGCCGCTTACTGTAGATTAGTTTCCAACAAAACTTACCAAAAGGAATTTTCTCCGTGCAATAAAAGCAACGAGGCCTTCTGCGGCTCCATAACGCCTGTCGCAAGAAACAACATGCTAAACGccacaaattataatttagacTCTGGCGATAGGCGTTCTGTTGATTGCTCATCTTTGTATCGACTTAATACACCGCCATCATATGTATTACAGTCTTGCAACGTATGTCCACCTTGCTATTAA